The following are encoded together in the Montipora foliosa isolate CH-2021 chromosome 12, ASM3666993v2, whole genome shotgun sequence genome:
- the LOC137981048 gene encoding uncharacterized protein — translation MVCTILFKLNPGPTGIRRIPAIVSSRDVNVNNNTAASTGVRRNIKNLIRITCCHNNPTPQRPLNFCLWNCQSVRNKTAVLQEYLCSNNIDVCALTETWLSSDDEAVRAECTPIGYMFHDQIRSQRGGGGIALLSRTELFVTFHTAGEKTSFEFAEYIVISGSNKVKVAIIYRTPYSEKHPVTVSTFLGEFTEYLESTVLSSERLLIVGDMNIHVNVPDDPDAFKFLDLLECMGLTQHVITPTHRSGHTLDFIITRDLDGLVQTTPISDSFLSDHCTVLSELTLRMPATTVEEICYRKTKAIDIESFKDDLRESRLCQNPPDEITDLVSCYGSTMTGLLDKHAPLQKKTITVRPRVPWFKNEIKEAKRLRRRYERIWRRTGLESDRVNFIKARNHTNHIIEQARRDYYFNLINENDCDQRKLFKTASALLGGSSQEEYPKHSDPTLLSNDFGRFFIQKIDVIRSKLDRIDSSLNHPHHSIRSSIQESSLAGTPFNNFQPMSSEGIKKLVLNAPNKTCDNDPIPTKIVKDCINELLPTISNMVNLSLSSGHFPDIWKEGLVRTPTWI, via the coding sequence ATGGTGTGTACCATTTTATTTAAACTCAACCCGGGTCCCACAGGGATCAGGAGAATACCGGCAATAGTGTCCTCGCGAGACGTCAATGTAAACAATAACACAGCGGCCTCGACTGGTGTTCGTCGGAACATTAAAAATCTTATCAGGATTACTTGTTGTCACAACAACCCTACTCCGCAACGACCGCTGAATTTCTGCTTATGGAATTGCCAGTCCGTACGCAATAAGACTGCAGTTCTCCAAGAATATTTGTGCAGTAATAATATTGATGTATGTGCATTAACTGAGACTTGGCTATCCTCGGATGATGAGGCGGTTAGAGCTGAATGCACTCCTATTGGATACATGTTTCATGATCAAATACGCTCTCAGCGAGGTGGGGGTGGTATTGCTCTGTTGTCTCGCACAGAACTGTTCGTGACCTTTCACACTGCTGGGGAAAAGACTTCGTTTGAGTTTGCTGAATATATTGTCATCTCAGGAAGCAACAAAGTCAAGGTAGCCATTATCTATCGAACACCGTACTCAGAAAAACACCCAGTAACGGTATCCACCTTTCTCGGCGAATTTACTGAATACCTAGAATCAACTGTGCTGTCATCTGAACGTCTCCTCATTGTAGGAGACATGAATATTCATGTGAACGTCCCAGATGATCCCGACGCTTTTAAGTTTTTAGATCTCTTGGAGTGCATGGGGCTCACACAACACGTGATTACACCAACTCACCGTTCTGGACACACTTTAGACTTTATCATTACACGGGACTTGGATGGCCTTGTTCAGACCACGCCCATCTCTGACAGTTTCTTGTCAGATCATTGTACTGTTCTATCTGAACTAACTCTCCGTATGCCGGCTACAACTGTTGAAGAGATCTGTTACCGGAAGACTAAGGCTATAGACATTGAATCGTTCAAGGATGATCTCAGGGAATCGAGGCTATGCCAGAATCCACCCGATGAAATTACTGATCTTGTTTCCTGTTACGGTTCAACCATGACTGGCCTTTTAGATAAACACGCTCCTCTCCAAAAGAAGACTATCACGGTTCGTCCGCGGGTTCCTTGGTTCAAGAACGAAATCAAAGAAGCCAAGCGTTTACGTAGACGGTATGAGAGAATATGGCGAAGGACGGGGCTCGAGTCAGATAGGGTTAATTTCATTAAGGCACGCAATCATACGAATCACATTATAGAGCAAGCAAGGCGTGACTATTATTTCAACCTTATTAATGAAAACGATTGTGATCAAAGAAAGCTTTTCAAGACGGCCAGTGCACTGCTAGGAGGGTCGTCACAGGAAGAATACCCCAAGCACTCTGACCCAACTTTGCTTAGTAATGATTTTGGGAGATTCTTTATACAAAAGATCGATGTCATTCGCTCAAAGCTGGATAGAATTGACTCCTCATTGAATCACCCTCACCATTCGATCAGAAGTAGCATTCAAGAGTCTTCGTTAGCTGGCACACCCTTCAATAACTTCCAGCCAATGTCGTCAGAAGGTATCAAAAAGCTGGTGCTGAATGCCCCAAACAAGACCTGCGACAATGACCCCATACCTACCAAGATTGTTAAAGACTGTATTAACGAACTCCTACCGACCATTTCCAACATGGTTAATCTTTCGCTCAGTAGTGGTCACTTTCCGGACATTTGGAAAGAGGGCTTAGTGAGAACGCCAACATGGATCTGA